A genomic region of Fusarium falciforme chromosome 4, complete sequence contains the following coding sequences:
- a CDS encoding RING-type domain-containing protein has product MLRSFKNRASGVFRKKKAADTEPVPDLPVPPSPADTSAPGPARYIPPPPPPPPYSQPSTSLYTPSTASTRPEQNQQEREQEQEQEQEQQLRGDHQQDQLLDQALAHQPPAPDPAAPDPFAPKYVPYIEATPLKNNMFAGTAGRYGRVNPDIMGGFGDDDDSIWLVDDEESDEEQRREQRNSQTRTSNSLRTPSRPVSRHSTASSSRTPATTQTLDSGPAPPSSSFRPAFRYHVPSLLDDDEFTSGTLSSTVATPETPPTQETPPAPRRGYGPVAPSILNLTDLGVDADDIHEPPSKRRNVSPLPTRPAVASSSSSSSLVNPYVARFQQPDDAKTPASLCQLDQSADDVADDFSFGQRYQKAPDSSDVIVTHQRIPAEASTGEVECLLSIESDLSSKLWTEIRCPECRELLEYADIQRYANNQTFTRYETLALRAAMSEAENFIWCTSGCGSGQIHDSGSEQPIVTCLHCGHRSCFHHNVAWHQTLSCDEYDQLLADPENFRSNLEIENEKWSEAQRAQLEADRAMAQGLLAEDQAERRRQEERERKEREQAQKAAKLARQIAARRKREEEQSRATVSQTTKPCPGCGWAIEKNRGCSHMTCKLIPVVLDFLLVALLRLNPALDGIKCKHEFCFECGANHREIMKNDNSVHKRICRYHPDNLEDYEGEETE; this is encoded by the exons ATGCTGCGCTCTTTCAAAAATAGGGCATCTGGCGTTTtccgcaagaagaaggccgcagACACGGAGCCTGTACCGGACCTGCCTGTTCCACCTTCACCTGCCGACACTTCAGCTCCTGGTCCGGCTCGCTATAtcccacctccacctccacctcctccataCTCACAACCATCAACATCGCTCTATACACCTTCTACTGCCTCGACGCGGCCTGAGCAAAATCAACAGGAGCGAGAGCAAGAGCAGGAACAAGAGCAGGAACAGCAACTCCGAGGCGACCACCAGCAAGACCAGCTATTGGATCAAGCTCTCGCGCATCAACCACCAGCGCCAGACCCTGCGGCGCCAGATCCCTTCGCGCCTAAATACGTCCCCTATATCGAAGCCACTCCACTCAAGAACAACATGTTCGCTGGGACAGCAGGCAGATATGGGCGGGTGAACCCTGATATCATGGGTGGCTtcggtgatgacgatgactcCATCTGGCTTGTGGATGACGAGGAGTCGGACGAGGAACAGCGCCGAGAGCAGCGCAATAGTCAAACCCGGACTTCTAATTCTCTACGCACCCCTTCACGGCCAGTCTCGCGACATTCtactgcttcttcttcgcgtACACCAGCAACGACACAAACCCTGGACTCGGGTCCTGCCCCTCCGAGTTCTTCTTTTAGACCGGCTTTCCGCTATCATGTGCCCTCTcttctcgacgacgacgagttcACCTCGGGCACTCTCTCAAGCACTGTCGCAACACCGGAAACACCGCCTACTCAGGAGACCCCCCCTGCACCGAGACGAGGCTACGGTCCCGTGGCACCATCAATCCTCAACCTCACCGATCTCGGTGTCGACGCCGACGACATTCACGAGCCCCCATCAAAGAGACGAAACGTTAGCCCCCTCCCTACTCGGCCTGCGGTTgcgtcttcctcttcttcttcttctttagtTAACCCGTACGTTGCCCGGTTTCAGCAGCCGGATGATGCCAAGACACCGGCATCCCTCTGCCAGCTGGATCAGTCTGCGGATGACGTCGCTGATGATTTCAG CTTTGGCCAGCGATATCAGAAAGCCCCCGACTCATCTGATGTGATTGTCACCCACCAGCGGATACCAGCAGAGGCGAGCACCGGTGAAGTGGAATGCTTG CTGTCCATTGAGTCGGACTTGAGTAGCAAGCTCTGGACCGAGATCAGGTGTCCTGAATGCCGTGAACTACTAGAATATGCCGACATACAGAGATATGCCAATAACCAGACGTTTACGAG ATATGAGACCCTGGCTCTTCGGGCTGCTATGTCGGAAGCTGAAAACTTTATATGGTGCACTTCTGGCTGTGGCTCCGGTCAAATCCACGACTCAGGCTCTGAGCAGCCGATTGTTACTTGTCTTCACTGTGGCCATCGCTCATGCTTCCATCATAATGTTGCCTGGCACCAGACTTTGAGCTGCGATGAATACGACCAGCTCCTCGCCGACCCTGAAAACTTTCGCTCTAACCTCGAGATTGAGAACGAGAAATGGTCGGAAGCCCAGCGAGCTCAGTTGGAGGCTGACAGAGCTATGGCACAGGGGCTACTGGCTGAGGATCAGGCTGAGCGGAGGCGCCaggaagaaagagaaagaaaggaGAGGGAGCAAGCTCAAAAGGCAGCCAAGCTTGCACGCCAGATTGCCGCCAGAAGGAAGCGGGAGGAGGAACAGAGCCGGGCTACCGTGAGCCAAACGACGAAGCCTTGCCCCGGATGCGGGTGGGCTATTGAGAAGAACAGGGGCTG TTCGCATATGACTTGTAAGTTGATCCCTGTTGTCCTTGATTTCCTCCTCGTTGCCCTCCTGAGGCTCAACCCTGCCCTTGATG GCATCAAGTGCAAACACGAGTTCTGCTTCGAGTGCGGCGCGAACCACCGCGAGATCATGAAGAATGACAATAGCGTCCACAAGCGCATATGTCGCTACCATCCAGATAACCTTGAAGACTATGAAGGTGAAGAGACGGAATGA
- a CDS encoding AP complex subunit sigma encodes MINAFLVFNGQGQPRLTKFYTQLETSIQQRLISEIFTLVSNRPTGSCNFLPLPPLLAASGTSHTSSEEQNDVPSLVTYRHYATLFFIIISTSTESPLALIDLIQVYVEALDKLFENVCELDLIFNFETLHATLSEMIIGGVVIETNLDRIVAGVKAQGTVAKRPVNEGRGPSGLGAGLGMGANFAWTGR; translated from the exons ATGATTAATGCTTTCTTGGTCTTTAATGGCCAAGGTCAGCCTCGTCTGACAAAGTTCTATACCCAGCTT GAAACGAGCATCCAGCAGCGTCTCATCTCCGAGATCTTTACCCTCGTGTCTAATCGACCGACCGGATCCTGCAACTTTCTGCCTCTCCCACCGCTACTTGCCGCCTCCGGTACCTCGCACACCTCGTCAGAGGAGCAGAACGATGTCCCCTCGCTGGTGACATACCGCCACTATGCGacgctcttcttcatcatcatctcgacctcgaccGAGTCGCCGCTCGCCCTCATTGACCTGATCCAGGTCTACGTCGAGGCCCTTGATAAGCTTTTCGAGAATGTCTGCGAGTTGGACTTGATCTTCAACTTCGAGACGCTACATGCTACGCTTTCGGAAATGATTATAGGAGGCGTCGTAATAGAAACAAATCTGGACCGCATCGTCGCGGGAGTCAAGGCGCAGGGAACAGTCGCAAAGCGACCGGTGAATGAGGGAAGGGGACCCTCCGGCCTGGGAGCTGGGCTCGGCATGGGTGCTAACTTTGCCTGGACGGGCCGGTGA
- a CDS encoding ABC transporter domain-containing protein: MASQSKLALPGDRTLRGLISRLTGLYVSNRTRISRAVWITLFIALANRIRNAISEQKAASAREAAQRAARRGTTSSGSEETPRKKVELNREFFRSLLRLLKIVVPGWRSKEARLLMSHSFFLVLRTLISLRVAEMDGAIVKALVKGNGKEFLKRIVWWMLIAVPATFTNSMLSYHQAELSLKYRTRLTQFIHDKYLSNLTFYGISALDDRIKNPDQLIAVDVSKFSNSLAELYSNLAKPMLDMTIYTYSLSKSVGGEGVVFMSLLVQLSANVMRALTPPFGKYVADEARLEGEFRFQHSRLIDYSEEIALYGGHSAEKDTLDKGYFTLIKHVNYILRRRFYHGFMEDFVIKYFWGALGLLLCSVPVFIKMPGHIAMNMGDRTEAFVTNRRMLLSASDAFGRIMFSYREVMELAGYTSRVATLLDVMDDVQSGHFEKKLVSSSGTEDNEAVLKGRGTVHESEDITFIDVPIISPNGDVLVKALSFTLKHGDHLLVVGPNGCGKSSLFRILGGLWPVYGGTVYKPPFHAIFYIPQRPYLSRGSLRQQIIYPDSLRQMRARGVTDADLLGYLKTLGLEHLPEMYDEGWDAEAEWRDVLSGGLQQRVAMARLFYHRPKYAILDECTSSVTLETEKAMYDTAKALGVTLMTVSHRRSLWKYHSHILQFDGQGHYVFTRLDAERRLKLEDEREELEVRLRQVPELERRIAELTAA, encoded by the exons atggcgtccCAGTCGAAGCTCGCGCTGCCGGGTGATCGAACTCTCCGCGGCCTCATCTCCCGGCTGACTGGCCTCTACGTCTCTAACCGCACTCGCATCTCCCGCGCCGTGTGGATAACCCTCTTCATCGCCCTCGCCAACCGTATCCGCAATGCCATTTCCGAGCAAAAAGCTGCCTCGGCGCGTGAAGCCGCCCAGCGCGCAGCCCGTCGCGGTACCACGTCTAGCGGCAGCGAAGAGACACCGCGAAAGAAGGTCGAGCTAAACCGCGAATTTTTCCGTTCGCTATTACGGCTTCTCAAGATTGTCGTCCCCGGATGGCGCAGCAAGGAGGCGAGGCTGCTGATGAGCcacagcttcttcttggttcTGAGGACACTGATTAGTTTGCGCGTcgccgagatggatggcgccatcgtcaaggcccTGGTAAAGGGTAACGGGAAGGAATTCTTGAAGCGCATAGTATGGTGGATGCTGATCGCTGTACCTGCTACCTTTACAAATTCCATG CTGTCCTATCACCAAGCCGAGCTGTCTCTCAAGTACCGAACGCGGCTCACACAGTTTATCCACGATAAATACCTCTCCAACTTGACCTTTTATGGTATATCGGCCTTGGACGACCGAATAAAGAACCCTGATCAGTTGATCGCAGTCGATGTGTCCAAGTTCTCGAATAGCTTAGCTGAGTTGTATAGCAATCTTGCCAAGCCCATGCTCGACATG ACCATCTATACATACTCTCTCTCCAAGAGCGTTGGCGGAGAGGGTGTTGTGTTCATGTCACTCCTCGTCCAGCTCTCAGCTAACGTCATGAGAGCGCTCACTCCACCATTCGGCAAGTATGTCGCCGATGAAGCCAGGCTGGAGGGCGAGTTCCGCTTCCAACATTCGCGCCTCATTGATTATAGCGAAGAAATCGCCTTGTACGGTGGTCACAGCGCTGAGAAGGACACCTTGGACAAGGGCTACTTCACCCTCATCAAGCACGTCAACTACATTCTACGGAGGCGGTTCTATCATGGTTTCATGGAGGACTTTGTCATCAAGTACTTCTGGGGCGCTCTTGGTCTCCTGCTCTGCAGTGTCCCCGTCTTCATCAAGATGCCTGGCCATATCGCAATGAACATGGGCGACCGAACAGAGGCATTCGTCACCAACAGACGAATGCTGCTCTCTGCATCAGACGCCTTTGGACGCATAATGTTCTCATACAGGGAAGTGATGGAGTTGGCAGGATACACATCAAGAGTTGCAACCCTGCTCGATGTCATGGACGATGTCCAGTCCGGACACttcgagaagaagctggtGTCCTCTTCAGGCACAGAGGATAATGAGGCTGTCCTCAAAGGACGGGGAACCGTCCATGAGAGCGAAGATATCACCTTTATTGATGT ACCCATCATCTCTCCTAATGGCGACGTGCTGGTCAAGGCATTGTCCTTCACCCTCAAGCATGGAGACCAtctccttgtcgtcggccCCAACGGCTGTGGCAAGTCATCTCTCTTCCGCATCCTGGGCGGACTCTGGCCTGTCTACGGAGGCACCGTATATAAGCCACCGTTCCACGCCATCTTCTACATCCCCCAGCGACCCTACCTCTCCCGAGGCTCCCTTCGCCAGCAGATCATCTACCCCGACTCTCTCCGCCAGATGCGCGCCCGCGGTGTCACTGACGCGGATCTCCTCGGCTACCTTAAGACGCTCGGCCTCGAGCACCTCCCCGAGATGTACGACGAGGGCTGGGATGCCGAGGCGGAATGGCGCGACGTGCTCTCGGGTGGTCTCCAGCAGCGCGTGGCCATGGCTCGTCTGTTCTACCATCGCCCCAAGTacgccatcctcgacgagTGTACAAGCAGCGTTACCCTCGAGACGGAAAAGGCCATGTACGACACGGCAAAGGCCCTCGGCGTCACACTCATGACGGTCAGCCATCGCCGCAGCCTGTGGAAGTACCACTCGCACATCCTCCAGTTCGATGGCCAGGGCCACTACGTCTTCACCCGACTTGACGCTGAGCGACGCCTCAAGCTCGAAGATGAAcgtgaggagctcgaggtccGGCTGCGGCAGGTGCCCGAGCTGGAGCGACGGATTGCCGAGTTGACCGCTGCTTGA
- a CDS encoding Leucine--tRNA ligase, giving the protein MASTDSVPKAMEALTISKTKELKGTEKRDSLIAIEKKYQEKWQQDRVFQPDAPSTDEIPLHSISAAELREQQPKFFGCMAYPYMNGTLHAGHSFSVSKVEFAAGVARMQGKRALFPMGFHCTGMPIKACADKLVNEIKLFGREFQGYKEEESVVEEKAPAAKQTKEDVTKFTAKKGKAAAKTVKMKYQFQIMQAIGIPTEEIHLFADPQYWLEFFPPLAIRDLTNFGCRIDWRRSFVTTDANPYYDAFVRWQMNRLKELDKIKFGKRYTIYSIKDGQPCMDHDRAEGEAVGPQEYTALKLKVLEWAPKAAETLKGKLPEGSNVYLVPATLRPETMYGQTCCFVGPKITYGVFKANETDYYVVTDRAARNMAYQGIFATEGVIEKAAEIVGSDIVGTLIHAPLSLHKEGVRVLPMETVLPTKGTGVVTSVPSDSPDDFATVTDLAKKADYYGIQKEWAELEIFPIIDTPTYGDLCAPFLVKKLKIASPKDTKQLEEAKELAYKEGFYQGTMKVGDFKGEKVEVAKPKVRTQLIDAGEAFAYSEPERKVVSRSGDDCIVALMDQWYLDYGEEAWKQTALKWVDNADGKGLETYTPETKNGFESVLNWLNQWACARSFGLGSKLPWDPQFLVESLSDSTVYMAYYTIAHYLHNDLFGRTKGKGNIGPEQMIDEVWDYLFCRRELSDDILSSSKIPKETLESMRREFEYFYPLDVRVSGKDLIPNHLTFFLYVHLAIFPPEYWPRGVRANGHLMLNGEKMSKSTGNFMTLRDLTLKYGADASRIALADAGDGVNDANFEEDVADNNILRLFTLKEWCEEMVQNQDELRSGEINSFQDALFSNDLNAISKEAVEQFANTNYKLALKAGLYELTSARDFYREACAAANLKMHKDLVLRYIEVQALLLAVIAPHWSEYIWLEVLKKEGTIHNARFPEVGEVDAALSAKRDYVRNTASSVNSAEGLQLKKKAKGKETSFDPKKPKKLTVFVTDKFPAWQAKYIDLLKEMWDPETKSVNDKQLNGKIGKMGEMKKAMPFVQNLKRRLQAGEPASAVLEQKLAFDEKETLLQMVAGLKRTGGLVACDILSVEEGGKKGVNLADGKEVEISVPVAENAVPGVPTFFFENVEA; this is encoded by the exons atggcttcaacagACTCCGTCCCGAAAGCCATGGAGGCTCTGACCATCTCAAAAACCAAGGAACTCAAAGGT ACTGAGAAGCGAGACTCTCTGATTGCTATCGAAAAGAAGTATCAGGAGAAATGGCAGCAGGACCGCGTCTTCCAGCCCGATGCTCCCTCGACCGACGAGATCCCCCTCCACTCCATCTCCGCCGCCGAGCTGCGTGAGCAGCAGCCCAAGTTCTTCGGATGCATGGCCTATCCCTACATGAACGGCACCCTGCATGCCGGCCACTCGTTCTCGGTCAGCAAGGTCGAGTTCGCTGCTGGTGTCGCCAGAATGCAGGGCAAGCGCGCCCTGTTCCCCATGGGATTCCACTGCACAGGCATGCCCATCAAGGCCTGTGCCGATAAGCTGGTCAACGAGATCAAGCTCTTCGGCCGAGAGTTCCAGGGCtacaaggaggaggagtctgtcgtggaggagaaggctcCCGCTGCCAAGcagaccaaggaggacgTGACCAAGTTCACTGCtaagaagggcaaggctgCGGCCAAGACCGTCAAGATGAAGTACCAGTTCCAGATCATGCAGGCGATCGGCATCCCTACCGAGGAGATTCACCTGTTTGCCGACCCTCAGTACTGGCTCGAGTTCTTCCCTCCCCTGGCTATCCGAGACCTGACCAACTTTGGTTGCCGTATCGACTGGCGCCGATCTTTCGTCACCACCGATGCCAACCCTTACTACGATGCCTTTGTCCGATGGCAGATGAACCGTCTTAAGgagctcgacaagatcaagttTGGCAAGCGATACACCATCTACTCGATCAAGGATGGCCAGCCTTGCATGGACCACGACCGAGCCGAGGGTGAGGCCGTCGGTCCTCAGGAGTACACTGctctcaagctcaaggtcttGGAGTGGGCTcccaaggccgccgagaCTCTCAAGGGTAAGCTCCCCGAGGGATCCAACGTCTACCTTGTTCCCGCGACTCTGCGTCCTGAGACCATGTACGGCCAGACCTGCTGTTTCGTCGGCCCCAAGATCACCTACGGTGTCTTCAAGGCCAACGAGACCGACTACTACGTTGTGACCGACCGAGCTGCGCGCAACATGGCTTACCAGGGCATCTTTGCTACCGAGGGTGTCATTGAGAAGGCTGCAGAGATCGTCGGCTCTGACATCGTGGGCACTCTGATCCATGCTCCCCTCTCCCTGCACAAGGAAGGTGTGCGCGTTCTGCCCATGGAGACAGTTCTTCCCACAAAGGGTACTGGTGTTGTCACCTCGGTGCCTTCCGACAGCCCTGACGACTTTGCTACTGTGACGGATCTGGCGAAGAAGGCCGATTACTACGGCATCCAGAAGGAGTGGGCTGAGCTGGAAATCTTCCCCATCATTGACACTCCTACCTACGGCGATCTGTGCGCACCTTTCctggtcaagaagctcaagattgCGTCTCCCAAGGACACCAAGCAGCTtgaggaagccaaggagCTTGCGTACAAGGAGGGATTCTACCAGGGTACCATGAAGGTCGGTGACTTCAAGGGAGAGAAGGTTGAGGTTGCCAAGCCTAAGGTCCGGACGCAACTGATTGATGCGGGTGAGGCCTTTGCCTACTCCGAGCCCGAGCGCAAGGTTGTTAGCCGATCTGGTGACGACTGTATTGTTGCTCTTATGGACCAGTGGTACCTTGACTACGGTGAGGAGGCGTGGAAGCAGACGGCCCTCAAGTGGGTTGACAATGCCGACGGCAAGGGTCTGGAGACTTATACCCCTGAGACCAAGAACGGCTTCGAGAGTGTTCTCAACTGGCTGAACCAGTGGGCATGCGCCCGTAGCTTTGGCCTGGGCTCCAAGCTGCCCTGGGACCCTCAGTTCCTGGTCGAGAGTCTGAGTGACTCGACCGTCTACATGGCTTACTACACCATCGCACATTATCTCCACAACGATCTCTTTGGTCGAAcaaagggcaagggcaacatTGGCCCTGAGCAGATGATCGACGAGGTCTGGGACTACCTCTTCTGCCGCCGCGAACTCAGCGACGACAtcctgagcagcagcaagatcCCCAAGGAAACCCTGGAGAGTATGCGCCGCGAGTTTGAGTACTTTTACCCTCTCGATGTGCGAGTATCCGGAAAGGATCTCATCCCCAACCATCTTACCTTCTTCCTCTACGTGCATCTGGCCATCTTCCCACCGGAGTACTGGCCTCGAGGTGTGCGTGCCAACGGCCATCTGATGCTGAACGGCGAGAAGATGAGCAAGAGTACCGGCAACTTCATGACCCTCCGTGACCTGACCCTCAAGTACGGTGCCGACGCGTCCCGTATTGCGCTGGCGGacgctggtgatggtgtcaaCGATGCCAACTTTGAGGAGGATGTCGCCGACAACAACATTTTGCGACTGTTTACTCTGAAGGAGTGGTGCGAAGAGATGGTGCAGAACCAGGACGAGCTTCGCAGCGGCGAGATCAACTCGTTCCAGGACGCCCTCTTCAGCAACGACCTGAACGCGATTTCCAAGGAAGCCGTGGAGCAGTTCGCCAACACCAACTACAAGCTGGCGCTCAAGGCTGGCCTGTACGAGCTGACGAGTGCTCGTGACTTTTACCGTGAGGCGTGCGCCGCTGCCAACCTCAAGATGCACAAGGATCTCGTCCTCCGGTATATCGAGGTGCAGGCTCTGCTGCTGGCGGTCATCGCTCCTCACTGGTCGGAGTACATCTGGCTCGAGGTCCTTAAGAAGGAGGGCACCATCCACAACGCACGCTTCCCCGAGGTGGGCGAGGTGGATGCGGCTCTGTCAGCGAAGCGAGACTACGTACGAAACACTGCCTCGAGCGTCAACTCTGCGGAGGGACTgcagctgaagaagaaggccaagggcaaggagacgTCATTTgaccccaagaagcccaagaagctcaccgTCTTTGTGACGGACAAGTTCCCCGCGTGGCAGGCCAAGTACATTGATCTGCTGAAGGAGATGTGGGATCCCGAGACCAAGTCGGTCAACGACAAGCAGCTGAACGGCAAGATTGGCAAGATGggagagatgaagaaggctATGCCGTTTGTGCAGAACCTGAAGAGGCGTCTCCAGGCGGGCGAGCCTGCCAGCGCAGTGCTGGAGCAGAAGCTGGCTTTCGACGAAAAGGAGACACTGCTGCAGATGGTGGCTGGACTGAAGCGAACGGGCGGCCTCGTTGCATGCGACATCCTgtcggtggaggagggcggcAAGAAGGGCGTCAACCTGGCGGACGGAAAGGAGGTGGAGATTTCTGTGCCGGTGGCCGAGAATGCAGTTCCTGGCGTGCCAACCTTCTTCTTTGAGAACGTGGAGGCCTGA
- a CDS encoding Diphthamide biosynthesis protein 3 — MSDDENISIYDEIEIEDMTFDEALGVYHYPCPCGDKFQIALDDLLDEQDIAVCPSCSLMIRVIFDLDDLPKPPTSGPSGGQIPIAA; from the exons ATGtccgacgacgagaacaTTTCCATCTACGATGAGATCGAGATCGAGGACATGACCTTTGACGAGGCTCTCGGCGTCTACCACTACCCCTGCCCTTGCGGCGACAAGTTTCAGATCGCCCTCGACGACCTGCTGGACGAGCAGGACATTGCCGTGTGCCCCAGCTGCAGCCTCATGATCCGTGTCATCTTTGACTTG GATGACCTACCAAAGCCTCCTACTTCGGGCCCCTCGGGCGGCCAGATCCCCATTGCCGCCTAA
- a CDS encoding Ferroxidase codes for MPTPKMSRQVASQASRLASRAVRSSTPLCRSSFRLAPVASRICLPARAGVLRSYFSTAPARTRGIMPDTENPAKPLNESEDVQPSVAVAELTDGEYHELADEYLDNVVGKFEELQDEREDIDVEFSSGVLTISWPDKGTYVINKQPPNKQIWLSSPISGPKRYDWCVFGEGQGDKEGTAVGDWIYARDGSSLNQVFLEELGVNIDVPGEE; via the exons ATGCCAACCCCAAAAATGTCCCGTCAAGTTGCATCCCAAGCATCCCGCCTGGCTTCGCGGGCCGTCCGCTCATCGACGCCTCTCTGTCGCTCAAGCTTCCGCCTCGCACCTGTTGCATCACGTATCTGCCTTCCCGCCCGCGCCGGCGTCCTGCGAAGCTACTTCTCGACCGCTCCGGCCCGCACGAGGGGGATCATGCCCGATACCGAGAACCCCGCCAAGCCTTTGAATGAGTCGGAGGATGTCCAGCCGAGCGTTGCTGTGGCCGAGCTGACCGACGGCGAGTACCACGAGCTTGCCGATGAATACCTTGATAACGTCGTGGGCAAATTCGAGGAGCTTCAAGATGAGAGGGAGGATATCGATGTCGAGTTTTCG TCCGGTGTCCTCACCATCAGCTGGCCCGACAAGGGCACGTACGTCATCAACAAGCAGCCCCCAAACAAGCAAATCTGGCTGTCGTCTCCCATCTCGGGCCCCAAGCGCTACGACTGGTGCGTCTTTGGCGAGGGCCAGGGCGACAAGGAGGGCACCGCCGTCGGGGACTGGATCTACGCCCGCGACGGCTCGAGCCTAAACCAGGTCTTCCTCGAAGAGCTCGGGGTCAACATTGACGTGCCGGGCGAGGAGTAG